From Streptomyces sp. NBC_00683, one genomic window encodes:
- a CDS encoding isochorismatase family protein, whose translation MSATTLDPNTALVVVDLQKGIVGRPTVHPAADIVANSATLADAFRAKGLPVVLVRVTGGAPGRTDASAPAGRPAADWADLVPELGPREGDIVVTKEQWGAFHGTDLDLRLRRRGITQIVVTGIATSIGVESTSRSAHEHGYHVTIATDAVTDMDADTHRNSVEKIFPRLGETDTTAAIIKLLG comes from the coding sequence ATGAGCGCCACCACCCTGGACCCGAACACCGCACTCGTGGTCGTCGACCTCCAGAAGGGCATCGTCGGCCGCCCCACCGTCCACCCCGCCGCCGACATCGTCGCGAACTCGGCGACCCTCGCCGACGCCTTCCGCGCCAAGGGCCTCCCGGTCGTCCTGGTCCGTGTCACCGGCGGAGCCCCCGGCCGTACGGACGCCTCCGCGCCGGCCGGCCGGCCCGCCGCGGACTGGGCCGACCTCGTGCCCGAGCTCGGGCCCCGCGAGGGCGACATCGTCGTCACCAAGGAGCAGTGGGGAGCCTTCCACGGCACCGACCTGGATCTGCGGCTCCGGCGTCGCGGCATCACCCAGATCGTGGTGACGGGCATCGCGACCAGCATCGGGGTGGAGTCCACCTCCCGTTCCGCCCACGAGCACGGTTACCACGTCACCATCGCCACGGACGCGGTCACCGACATGGACGCCGACACCCACCGCAACAGCGTCGAGAAGATCTTCCCGAGGCTCGGCGAGACCGACACCACCGCCGCGATCATCAAGCTCCTCGGCTGA
- a CDS encoding MarR family winged helix-turn-helix transcriptional regulator encodes MSSTSPDPRDRRPADPSAERVATDLAAVVGRLLRRLRTSSADSLLTPSQRSVLARLDEGGPATTAALARAELVRPQSMRLTLGALGDLGLVARAPDPSDGRKSVVSLSDAGRSTLAEVRAAKRSWLAEAITAELDGEERRTVAEAVALIGRLVEK; translated from the coding sequence ATGTCCAGTACCTCCCCGGACCCCCGGGACCGCAGGCCCGCCGACCCGAGCGCCGAGCGCGTGGCGACGGACCTCGCGGCAGTGGTGGGCCGGCTGCTCCGGCGCTTGCGCACCAGCTCGGCCGACAGTCTGCTCACGCCCTCCCAGCGGTCGGTGCTGGCGAGACTGGACGAGGGCGGACCCGCCACAACCGCGGCGCTGGCCCGCGCCGAGCTCGTGCGGCCCCAGTCGATGCGGCTGACCCTCGGCGCGCTGGGAGACCTGGGTCTCGTCGCCCGCGCCCCCGACCCGTCGGACGGGCGGAAGTCGGTCGTGTCCCTCTCGGACGCGGGGCGCAGCACGCTGGCCGAGGTCCGGGCCGCCAAGCGGAGCTGGCTGGCCGAGGCGATCACCGCCGAACTGGACGGGGAGGAGCGCCGTACGGTCGCCGAAGCCGTCGCGCTCATCGGCCGCCTCGTCGAGAAGTGA